Proteins encoded within one genomic window of Ranitomeya variabilis isolate aRanVar5 chromosome 4, aRanVar5.hap1, whole genome shotgun sequence:
- the LOC143767072 gene encoding uncharacterized protein LOC143767072 has product MKPFSSSEYGNSFLLEKCFLKHQTIHTAENRFSCSKCGKCFNQKSDFVLHQRMHTGEKPFSCSECGKCFNKKSHIVIHQRTHTGEKPFSCSECGKCFNQKSNLLKHQRIHTGEKPFLCSECGKCFNHKCDLLRHQRTHTGDKPFSCSECGKCFKKKSHIVIHQRNHTGEKPFYCSECGKCFNQKSNLLKHQIIHTREKPFSCSECGKCFNHRSDLLKHQRTHIGEKSFSCSECGKCFNQKSHLVMHQRTHTGEKPFSCSECGKCFNQKSHLVMHQRTHTGEKPFSCSECGKCFIQKSDLLKHQRIHTGEKPFSCSECEKCFNKKSYVVIHQRTHTGEKPFSCSECGTCFNRKSRSHDKGSG; this is encoded by the coding sequence ATGAAGCCGTTTTCATCTTCCGAATATGGAAATAGCTTTCTCCTTGAAAAGTGTTTTCTTAAACATCAAacaattcacacagcagagaatagattttcttgttcaaaatgtgggaaatgttttaaccaaaaatcagATTTTGTTCTACACCAAagaatgcacacaggggagaagcctttttcctgttcagaatgtgggaaatgttttaacaagaaatcacatattgttatacaccaaagaacccacacaggggaaaagcctttttcctgttcagaatgtgggaaatgttttaaccagaaatctaatttgcttaagcaccagagaattcacacaggggaaaagccttttttatgttcagaatgtgggaaatgttttaaccataaatgtgATTTGCTTaggcaccaaagaactcacacaggggataagcctttttcctgttcagaatgtgggaaatgttttaaaaagaaatcacatattgttatacaccaaagaaaccacacaggggagaagcctttttactgttcagaatgtgggaaatgttttaaccagaaatctaatttgcttaagcaccagataattcacacaagggagaagcctttttcatgttcagaatgtgggaaatgttttaaccatagatctgatttgcttaagcaccaaagaactcacataggggagaagtctttttcctgttcagaatgtgggaaatgttttaaccagaaatcacatctgGTTatgcaccaaagaactcacacaggggagaagcctttttcctgttcagaatgtgggaaatgttttaaccagaaatcacatctgGTTatgcaccaaagaactcacacaggggagaagcctttttcctgttcagaatgtgggaaatgttttatccagaaatcagatttgcttaagcaccagagaattcacacaggggagaagcctttttcctgttcagaatgtgaaaaatgttttaacaagaaatcatatgttgttatacaccaaagaactcacacaggagagaagcctttttcatgttcagaatgtgggacatgttttaaccggaaatcg